The stretch of DNA TTGAACCGAATCCCTTCATCAAAATAATCATAGTCGCCATGAAACGGCTGGCCCGTGGCCGGGTTCACGTAGAGCCCCGATGCTTGCCGAACGGGCGGGCCGGCCGGCAATGGAACGGCGGCGCGAGGTTCCCTCCCCCCAATGGATCCCTGGGGAGCGCCGGGCACTTGCACTCCATTGCGATAGGTTTTTTCGCTTTCGCGGGTGCCGTCGGGGTGGAAAAGTATGAGCGTGCCGCTACCGTTCACGACGCGACTGCCTTCGGTGCCATCGGGTTTCCAAGAGGAGGCTGAGATGATTTTCCCGTCCTGCCATTCCGCCACTGCGCGGCGTTGGGTGCGGGTGTACCATTCCTCAAACCGTCCGTGCTTGCGGCCATTTTTGTAGCTCAACACATATTTCTGGCCCGTGGAGGGGTCAGTCATTGTGTTCACGCCGGTGTAAGGCTCGGGATCGCCCTTCAAGTAAACCAATCCGCCGCGCATCTCCAATTCACTGAGTGATGGCTTCGGCCCGGATGATAGAGCTCCGCATCCGGCACTCAAAATACAAACAGCGAACAAGACGCACAAAGCGGCAGAGGGCATCATCAATTGGATCATTCGATTCATTTTTTTCCTCCTGAATGGATTTTGATTTCTCCACGCTGCACATGGAGCTGAGGGAGCCAGGCATTGGCTTTGGCAATGGCGGCTTGGCGTTGGGCCGGAATGAGTTTGGAAGCCAAGGCTTCCAATTGCCGGGCGGCGGCTTCGTGCCCACTCAAGGCGGCCTGACACCACCACACAAAAGCCTCCACTTCATTCGCATCCACCCCGCGGCCCGTGTGGCATAATCCTGCAAAATTATGTTGAGCCTCCGCGTGGCCCTGCCAGGCCGCTTGCCGGAAACTGCGCGCAGCCGCTTCCACATCCTTGGGCACGCCCTGTCCCGTCAAAAGGCGCACTCCCATTTCATTGAGCGCCTGGGGCTGGCCGAGCTGCGCGGCGCGTTGATACCACTTCACCGCGGCGGCCTCATCGTTTGGGGCTAATTGCACGGCGAGATTAAACATCCCGTCGGCATATCCGCCCTCGGCCGCACGGGTGAAATAGTTACGGGCGGCAAGGGCATCGCGCGCAGTACTTTCACCGAGCAGCAACTTGACCCCCAGTTGATTGGCCGCAGCAGCGTGGCCCTGATCGGCGGCTTGTTTGTAAAACTCAAATGATTTTTTATCGTTGAGTTCTTTGTCTCTACCCTGTTCGTAGCGGATCGCGAGCATGTGCTGCGCATCGGCCAAACCGCGGTCCGCCGAGAGCCGGACCAAGCGCAACGCTTCAGCCTCGTTTCGCTCCATTCCAAATCCAAACGCGAGACGAGCGGCGTGGAGAAACTGTTCTGCGGGCGGGGCATCCTCAGCAGGCGCGACCCCTTCTCCAAGCTCGCCCAGCCGGGCGGGCCAGCCATCGTTGAGGCGGGCAGAAAGTTTGGCATGAAGACCCAATGCACCCTTGGCAGTCTGATGATCTCTGGCAAAAGATTGATTGTCCTTATCGCGATTAAACTCCGTGAGTCGGGCGAGCCAGTGAAGTGCCAACTGAAAATTCTGCGGCACACCACGGCCTTCCTCGAAAATTTTGGATAATGCTAATTGCGCTTCCGCACTGTCGTTTTCCGCCGCGCGTTGGTACCACTTCACTGCCAGTGCAAGGTTGGGCTCCGTGCCTTGGCCGGTGTCGTACATTTCGCCCAATTCGAATTGCCCACGGGCATTGTCATTTTCCGCCGCGCGCCGGTGCCATTGAAAACGCTCTTTGAGATTGGCCGCTTTTTCCTCTTCGGTGTCGCCCGCATTTTTCAAACGCAGCCCCACGTTGTTTTGCGACACTGCGTTGCCACGTTCAGCCGCGCGCCGATAATGTTCAATCGCCTTATCAGGATTGGCCGCCCCCTCGCCGGCCCGGCCGTAGCCAATCATCCAGCCGATGTTATTGATGGCACCGGAGTTTCCCTGCGCGGCGGCTTTGCGATACCATTCCATGGCCAGCACATCATTTTGCTCCACTCCGTGCCCTTTGCTGTAACGCGCACCGATCATAAACTGCGCCCCGGAATACCCCTGCTCAGCACAGGGCCGTTGCCAGCGAATGGCTTCCAAGTAATCGCGACGGCCATGGCGTTGGCTCGCCCAAATGTTGCCCGCCAAATACATCGCCGCCACGCTTCCCTGCTCGCCGAGCGTCATCAGCTTGGGCAATGCTTCGCGGTATAGCTTGCGGGCCCGATCGCGATCGCGCCGGGCGCCAAGGCCATCCCAATATTGATCCGCCATTTCTGAAATTGAAAATGGATCGCCTGCCTTCGCGGCCTGTTCAAAAATTTTCAGCGCCGCGGTTTTGTCCATCTCCAATCCGCCCCAGCCGCGATAATGCAGCAGCCCCAACGCGCGCGCCGCCGAGGGATGACCCGCCTGAGCCAGCGCAGGTAAACCGGGCGCGGCGCGTTTCAATAGTGCATTGCTCTTCGTTTCATCCGGCTTTACCCCGATGCCAAAGCGATACATCATCCCTACTCGGAACAGGCCCAACGCATGACCGGTGGTGGCCGATTTATTGGCCCACTCAAACGATTGAGGTAAATCTACCGGCGCACCCTGCCCCCATTCCAGCAACCGGCTCAACTCATATTGCGCCAACGCATCGCCGGCCTTGGCTTTGGTTAATTCTGCTGCAAACTGTTCAGCCAATTGGGGAGCGATGGCCTTCAACTTGTCAGGCAACCCCGCGCCGCGCGTGGGCGCTTCGTTTGGAATAGGAGCATCCTGCGAAAAAATACTAACGGATAGGAAG from Limisphaerales bacterium encodes:
- a CDS encoding sel1 repeat family protein, coding for MRFAFIFGLWGFLSVSIFSQDAPIPNEAPTRGAGLPDKLKAIAPQLAEQFAAELTKAKAGDALAQYELSRLLEWGQGAPVDLPQSFEWANKSATTGHALGLFRVGMMYRFGIGVKPDETKSNALLKRAAPGLPALAQAGHPSAARALGLLHYRGWGGLEMDKTAALKIFEQAAKAGDPFSISEMADQYWDGLGARRDRDRARKLYREALPKLMTLGEQGSVAAMYLAGNIWASQRHGRRDYLEAIRWQRPCAEQGYSGAQFMIGARYSKGHGVEQNDVLAMEWYRKAAAQGNSGAINNIGWMIGYGRAGEGAANPDKAIEHYRRAAERGNAVSQNNVGLRLKNAGDTEEEKAANLKERFQWHRRAAENDNARGQFELGEMYDTGQGTEPNLALAVKWYQRAAENDSAEAQLALSKIFEEGRGVPQNFQLALHWLARLTEFNRDKDNQSFARDHQTAKGALGLHAKLSARLNDGWPARLGELGEGVAPAEDAPPAEQFLHAARLAFGFGMERNEAEALRLVRLSADRGLADAQHMLAIRYEQGRDKELNDKKSFEFYKQAADQGHAAAANQLGVKLLLGESTARDALAARNYFTRAAEGGYADGMFNLAVQLAPNDEAAAVKWYQRAAQLGQPQALNEMGVRLLTGQGVPKDVEAAARSFRQAAWQGHAEAQHNFAGLCHTGRGVDANEVEAFVWWCQAALSGHEAAARQLEALASKLIPAQRQAAIAKANAWLPQLHVQRGEIKIHSGGKK